atcctgtacagctgttcgacatctcttcacatcctttaacccacatcctgtacagctgttcgacatctgttcacatcctttaacccacatcctgtacagctgttcgacatctgttcacatcctttaacccacatcctgtacagctgttcgacatctcttcacatcctttaacccacatcctgtacagctgttcgacatctcttcacatcctttaacccacatcctgtacagctgttcgacatctcttcacatcctttaacccacatcctgtacagctgttcgacatctcttcacatcctttaacccacatcctgtacagctgttcgacatctgttcacatcctttaacccacatcctgtacagctgttcgacatctgttcacatcctttaacccacatcctgtacagctgttcgacatctgttcacatcctttaacccacatcctgtacagctgttcgacatctgttcacatcctttaacccacatcctgtacagctgttcgacatctgttcacatcctttaaccacatcctgtacagctgttcgacatctcttcacatcctttaacccacatcctgtacagctgttcgacatctgttcacatcctttaacccacatcctgtacagctgttcgacatctgttcacatcctttaaccacatcctgtacagctgttcgacatctgttcacatcctttaacccacatcctgtacagctgttcgacatctcttcacatcctttaacccacatcctgtacagctgttcgacatctcttcacatcctttaacccacatcctgtacagctgttcgacatctcttcacatcctttaacccacatcctgtacagctgttcgacatctgttcacatcctttaacccacatcctgtacagctgttcgacatctcttcacatcctttaacccacatcctgtacagctgttcgacatctgttcacatcctttaacccacatcctgtacagctgttcgacatctgttcacatcctttaacccacatcctgtacagctgttcgacatctgttcacatcctttaaccacatcctgtacagctgttcgacatctgttcacatcctttaaccCACATCCTGTACAGCTGTTCGACATCTCTTCACATCCTTTAACCACATCCTGTACAGCTGTTCgacatctgttcacatcctttaaccCACATCCTGCACAGCTGTTCgacatctgttcacatcctttaacccacatcctgtacagctgttcgacatctgttcacatcctttaaccacatcctgtacagctgttcgacatctgttcacatcctttaaccCACATCTTGTACAGCTGTTCgacatctgttcacatcctttaacccacatcctgtacagctgttcgacatctgttcacatcctttaacccacatcctgtacagctgttcgacatctgttcacatcctttaaccCACAGACTCTGAGGTGATGGTCTTTATTTCATTCCTAATACTTCAGGTAATTGTGtcttttcttgctcttttctctctgccCATCATTCTCTTTATCTGTTTACCTCTCTGGCTTTCTTCCTGGCTGCTTCTCTACTTccctcttttcatttcattttcctttaaccTCTCCTCACTCTCTTTCAGTATAACTaaagatttggaagaaaaaaaatgtatacctttgattttatatatggtcatttttctattatattgaTTGCCACTACAGTCCAtattgtttctttccatttacttttcaGTTGAATTGCTCTTAAGTAACTTAAAGTGGAAGTTAAGATCACTAATTATGgcattttcttcctatttgagtTTTTATTAGTACAAGTTTCTCACTAAGCTTCAACTGCATCTACaaattttgtgcttttattttcatttagctcAGGATGGTCATAATTTCCATCATCATTTCGTATTTGATCTCAATTTTATTTGTAAGTAGTTACTTAATTTTCATGGATGTGGAGGATTTATGAATttcttcctgttattgatttcttatTTAGCTCTGCTGCCATTAGAAACAGGGTGTaagttatttcaattttaaaattaatgagtttTCTCTATGACCACATATGTCTATTCTGACAAATACTCAATGTGCATTTGAATGTGTGTGTAGGGCTGTTGGGTTAAACTGAATACATagacatataaattttaaattaattaaactttttaaatacaCCTTTGATTTCATATCCTATATAGCCATTTCCTGTTTTATCGATTGCCCCTATagtcttccttgtttctttccatCTACTTTGCAGCTGAATAGATCTTAAGTAACAAAGTGGAAATTAAGATCACTGATTAtggtattttctttctatttgattAAAGCTTTTATTAGTATAAGTTTCTCACTAAGCTTCAACTACACCTAcaaattttgtgaattttacttTACTTCAGCTCAGGATAGTTGTAATTGCCATTGGAATTTAATATTTGatcacaattttatttaaaagggtTAATTTCCATGGATTTGGAggatttatggatttttttcccattactGATTTCTAACTTAACTCTGTAGCCATTAGAGAAGGGCGtgtatattatttcaattttaatctTAATGAGTTTTGTCTGTGATCCCACATATCTAACTCTGGCAAATACTCAGTGTGCACTTGAATGTGAGTGTTCAGTTGTCGGGTTAAGCTGAatacatagacatatatacataattttactgTAGTCAAATAAGTCCTTATCATTTGAAAATCAGTTACTCTGTTGGTTcacattcaaattattatttagtTCATAACTTCCATAACACATAGAGCATTGATCTTGCAGAAAATAGAGAACATTGGCAAATGAATctgaaatttcaaaacatttattgaacagaaatacaaacataagCCCCAAAGAAAACAACATGACAACCTTtaagtaaaatgtaattttcccCTAATTAATATAACTGCTTTCTGTTCATGGTTTACAGAATGATGGATCTTTCCTTTCTATCTCTTTGTACCTATGTGTATCTAGCAGAAAGGTTCTTAGTTCTGGCTATGGGCGCACAGAAACTTCCTATAGATGATTATGttcaaatgtttatttacttTCCCCAGAATAAACTGGGGCACTGGCACTGTCTGGGGGGATCACAGgacagatactcaggaagctctGATCATCTTGAGTTTCaagtttatgagaaaaaaatggacgCAGTGGCTCGCTAACAGGAATTTTGTTGAATGTGTACATATGGCACCCATCACTAACATTGTAAAAGGAAATGGACCTCATACCTACATCCAGGAAAATCCCCACTCTGCGCAACTGGGGACTCACCCAGAGAGGGGTCAAAGGCATAGTGCTGGCGGCAAAGACCTTTCCTTTTCTGCAACCCACAGTCCAGAAGCCGAGTTCTGAAGAAAGTATAATGTTCCCCTGTCGATTCACAGATTCCTTGCACACGCCCACATCCCACACTTTGCTGGTGCCCACGTCCACCTCCCAGTAATGGCGGCCGGAAGTGAAGCGAGGGACGCCCAGGACGCACAGGGCGGAGTCGAACCTCTCAGCTTGCTCCTTCCTGTTCTGTCTGAAATTCCCACATCGGACGCTCCTCAGGTCTTCAGAAATGATAAGATAGTTGTTGGCTGTGTCCACATCCAAGGTCATATCCACTGTTGGAATAAGAACCAGTAGTTCAGCAAAGACACACACTAAAGACTCCCTTCATCCCTTTACtgcaaacacataaatatattaacttttacttcttttgttcTACTTTCCCAAATCAAAATGTTCCTGTCTAGCCACCTGATGAGGTCAAGTTTTATGTACAGAAAGTTcgaatataataattttaacaagTCCACCTTATTCATAGTAGAAATTCCTTTCGAATTAAGTTAGTGGATAAtttgataagcatttttttcatttagcacaTAAGATACATGAAGAAAGACAGTAGCTTGCTCTCCAAAGTATTGTACAAATTtgcacagattccacaaaaacctATACACAAAGGCGAGAACTGCTGTTTGTGCAGCATAGAAGATTTAGATGCCAGATTTCTGCTAATgcccatatttaaaaaaatggttgaAAGCTGTTTTTCCAGTTCCTTTTATGGGCTATAGCAGGTCATATAGATTCCTTACCTTGAAACTTCCTCATCTTTGGGTTCATTGTTAGAATAGATTTCAGCTTGGGCTCTAGTTCCTTGATGATGGAAACCAGTGCCCTCAGCTTATACTTGGGTTTGATGTCATTCTTCTGAGAGACCACAGAGCAGAGGCAGCACAGTAAACCTTCCCCATCGGGCTCCTTCTGGAGTGAATTGAGGCATTGGAAGCAGCAGACATATCCGCATTTCAGCTGCACGGCTTCTTCAAGATCTTTTAGACAGAGAGGACATCTAATGATTTGTTTGAAGTGTTCAGCCATGGCAAAtgtctatagaaaaaaaataggcatGGTATTAGAATTTCTGTGAGCCAATAGTGAATAGCCAGGAGTACTTGGGACCTTTTTTATCTTTACATGCGTAGAGATATCTTTGCATGATATTTACAATCACTACTACTAGTGACGAAGACATAacataaatacaaatgtaaatgaTTTAGGGTGCTGAACTTCTAATATTTGTAATACCCATTGGAATAAAGGGCATGATTCACTGAAAGACTTTGAGTTGATGTAGTGAGGGGGTCTACACCTGAGCTGTTTGATATGGTGGCCACCAGTCACATGTGATTAGTAAGGACCTGATTTTGTGGCTTATCTGAATGGAGTTGTGGCGTGAGTAAAATactcttatttttgagacacagtaaGAATAAGAGAATATAAACTATCTCCCTGAGAACATTGAgaattgattacatgttgaaaggATTGTATTTATGAGATAAAATTTGTTAGGCTTATTTCATTATGCTTTATTTGActactagaaaataaatttataattaccTATGTGGGTTATTATTCTGTTGGACAGTTCTGGACCACATTTGAAAATTCTCTACTTTCCCAGCTGTCCAACCTGGATGTCACTTTAAGAAAACACTATAGCATGACATCACATCCAGAACACAAGACACAAACATTAATAAATAAGTTTTACTAGGTAAGAGTGAAaatcttctgcatagcaaaaaacaaagcaatgaaagCAGCAAAACATCAAGGccacctgcagaatgggagaaattatcTGCTACCAtatggataaaaataaattaatatttatttttcctaaatattaaataagttcCTAAAACACATAAGGAACGTATGTtcctaaaatacataaataagttcctaaaatacataaggaacttcTTTAAGGTAATAGCCAAAAAATTCCAATATttaaatgggccaaagacctgaattgacatttctctgaagaacaGATACAGATTGCTAACAGGTCTTTAGAGCATGCTGAACTTCAGTAATCATCAGATACATGAAAACTAAAACTAAGACAGGAATTCTGGGCAGTCACAGGAGAAACAGGTATCAGTTACTAATTCCACATAACAACAAGAAAGGAGCTGTTAAATTAGCTATAAGGACAAGGAGGAGCTTTGGCTTTAACAAACAGGATGGAGCTAAGCGGGCTGAGACGGGCTGGGTCCAACATGGTGTTTGATTTGACCCAAGCCCTACCCCAGACCTAATTATCTGCTCATTACCACACTAAATCACTCACCCACCAGCTCCAGGATAGGTCTGAGCACGCTGACATTTAGTATGAAAATGGGTGGCACCCCAATTCTAAGAAATCTCTGCCTTTTCCCCAGAAAGTCTCCTGATTATTCCATCCCCTACTTAGAAGAcctcataaaaatagaaaacccaaaagCTGTTGGGCTAGACTCATTCTCAGGAGCACACCCTCCTACACTTCTCTCCTAACTGTGTACTTTTGCTCTGGAATAGAAGCTTCTTGCCTTTCACTTCATCCTGACTAGTCCCTGAATTTGTTCTACTGACAGCATTAAGAATCTGCAAACGGGCTGGCATCTCTGTGGCATCCAGAGATCCTCCTGAGCCCTCCGGCAagaaagccacaatgagatattacctcccCTTGCTAGGATGGCtatgatcaaaaagacaaaacataagtgttggtaaggaagtagagaaaggggaacccttgtacactattggtgggagagaaaattggtacaaccactacAGAAAATAGTAGTGAGGTTTCTGAAAACATTAAGAATAGAACTGACTATGTTCCAGCAACCCTACTTCTGTGTTTATGCATGAGAGAAATGAGGTCagcatgtcaaagagatatctgcactcttagGTTCTctgcagcgttattcacaatagccatggAAATAACCCCAGAGTCTGTGGGAGAAAAATGGATAAGGAAATGGTGGTATATACAATGAATTATTccaccataaaaaagaaggaaattctggcatTTGCACCATTGTGGATGAAGGCTGAGGGCATTATGGGAAGTGAAATAAGTGAGGCTGAGGGAtgtaaatactgtatgatttcagttACGTGGAATCGGAATTGACTGATCTCATGGAAtcagaaaataagagaagaatggtggttgccaggggttgtggGAAGGGGAGAATAGGAAAACAATACCAAACCCATAGGAACACTGAATAAGCCAGTGGCTCCACCTCCATTCACCATTTCAAAAAATCTGTCAAATTCTGATGAAATTCAAACAAATGAAGATTATCATTTCTCTAGTCTTGGTATCGAAAATCTAAGTCTTATCTACTGCTGCCAGGGAAGGGGTCCTAGTGTCCCCAAAACATACCGTGTGTATGTTACGTAGAATCACACCACACTTGTGGAATCAAGAGATGACTGCATTCCCTCAGACTCTCATATCTGCGCTTTGGAAAAATGAATTCTATAAGATTGAACTCACCTCTTCTTCCCAAGCTTCTCCCTCTGTTTCCAGTGGCTTCGTGGACAGCTCAGATGCAGAGTGAGAGCTCATTGCTATGGGCTTTTATAGGAGAGGGTCTCTCCACCCACCTTAGCCACACCCTCCCCCTCCAGCGTAATCCAATCAGAGTTTGATTTAATTCTGGCATCAGTGACATTGTTACTATTGGTATAGAGTTTTTACCAGAAAGGAAGAAGATTGTATTTTAGAGAGTTACTTTTTAactaataaggaaaaatattGCCATATAATCATTTTGGTTCAGATTTTGAATATTATGCCTATTGATGGTAAGACTTGGAATTAAgattaattgaaatttaaaaaattggggtGATATTtacaaatctttttaaataaatggtgctactttcagtttttcattatacATGTAAAATCTTTTCACGTTTCCGCTGAAAGAGTGAGTAAACCTATTCAGAAGCTGTTACTAATAGCACATTCCAGAGATCACACTCATTTCTCAAAAGTTTTTCTCCATAATGTGAAGATTCTAATTAAGACAGTTAATGAAGAAAGCCCGAGACTGTTTCCCATCAGCCAGTGAAAGCcccgtttttcttttttagttatagcatctaaaataaaaggtaaaagatATTGTTAtcttactgttttccatacaTCACAATATGTGTAAAACGagattcatttcttctttaaaaagtattcaaaaatgGATTCCTTAAGTATTAAATGTAGCATGGGTGATCAGAGTTGATGGATACAAATGCAAAATTGGGAGACTGGAGGTAGCGTGGAAAAGCATCTGATTACATCAAGATGATTACGTTAAATGATCTTTAACGTAATCATCTCCGCAGCAATCATTCGAAGGTGATTGGTGGACACTCTGCTCATTTCACAGTCAAGGCCAAGGCAGCTCTCAGTTGCTTTTGTCTCATGAAGgcaaatggagaaacagaaaactataaGTTGTGCTGAATATCTGATTTCAAATTCTTGCGCATGGCGTTTCTTCATGGATTGCGAGCTGCAATGATCTGCCACGTGTATGTCtagataaacacacacatagcATATTGTGGCAGGAGAACAGGGAACTGGGGTGGCGGGGGGAGGGGTTCAGCAGGTGCAGCCAGCTCGTGTAAGTAGAAGAAACAGCAGGTGCTGCCAGTTCCTACAAGCGGGAGGGCAGCAGGTGCCGCACGCAGGCTGCCTTCTCCGTCCCACGATAACAAGCCATGTCAGCCTCTGACTGACTTCAGGCTGAGTCTCCACTTCAGCCCCTGATTGCTCGCGGACCAATCCTTCACAGCCAACTGGAGGCCTGTAAAGGGCACTGAGGGGTGTTGGCGGGCTCCTTTCACTTGATAGAAACCCTAATGAGGGTGGTTCCTGAGCCGCTTGCTCAAACCCGCTCCTACTCTGTGAATTGTCTTCAATAAATCTGTGCCCACCCCGTGGCATTTTGTTCGATTCCTTGTCCAATACGCCAGGAACCTGGACAACTCACATGTAGGGCCTTCTATTGGGTAGCGGTatctatacatacacatgcatataggAGATCATTATTTCTTATTGCGTAATTCTAATAATCTTTCTTTTacaaatccttttaaaatatactcacAACTTGGGGGCTAGCAATTCTCTGGCTTGTAATTTTATTGACTCTTGCTCACGCACCACTCTTctctaacattttttccttttatttactttgagCAAATCATGAGAAAAACGTATATTGTCTTTGGGAACACCAGATGGACTCAGTTGGGGAAAACAGCCAGCCCAGTGGTGAATCAATTTACCTCTGGAATATTCTGCCAAAATATCCTTCAGCCTGGAATTACATTTATGCTCATGTCTTGGGTGAGGAATTCTTCCATTAAGAATTagagaataggccgggcgcggtggctcaagcctgtaatcccagcactttgggaggccgagacgggcggatcacaaggtcaggagatcgagaccatcctggctaacatggtgaaaccccgtctctactaaaaaatacaaaaaactagccgggcgaggtggcgggcgcctgtagtcccagctactcgggaggctgagccaggagaatggcgtaaacccgggaggcggagcttgcagtgagctgagatccggccactgcactccagcctgggcgacagagcgagactccgtctcaaaaaaaaaaaaaaaaaaaaaaaaaaaaattagagaatagcggccaggcgtggtggctcactcctgtaatcccagcactttgggaggctgaggccggtggatcacctgaggtcgggagttcaagaccagcctgaccaacatggagaaaccccgtccctactaaaactacataaaattagccatgtgtgttggctcatgcctgtaatcccagctacttgggaggctgaggtagaagaatcgcttgaacccgggaggcagagattgcagtgagccaagatcgcgccactgcactccagcctgggcaacaagagtgaaactctgtctccaaaaaaaaaaaaaaaggaattagagAATAGTATATTGGGATTCCCAGCACATTCATAGggttgagccctggaggtcaaggttgtagtgagctacagtcacgccagtgcactccagcctgcgtaacagagcaagactctgtctcaaaaaacaaaacaaaaaccacaacaaaacgttgcccaatttttaaaatttcattccttCCCAATTCCAAATGTTATCACCAACAGGCACAATATTTAAGATCCAAGCTAGATGTTAATATGGCAAGATGTTgtccataataattaaaacaaaacaatctcaGGATACAACCATCTCTTTTCTTTGTGGCAAAACCCCTATACCAACAGTAAAAATCTCACTTGTGCTGGAATTAACTCAAAATCTGACCTGATTAAAGAGGAGAGGGCAGGGTGTGAATAAGATGCTCGGGGAGACTCTCTCCAATAAATGCCTTTGGAGGTAGATCTCGCTCCTAGTATGAGCTGTCTGTGAAAGCCAGAAGAGAACCTACTGGAGTAGAGGTGTGgaatttacttttacttttcaaatttctACAGAAGGGCAGAAATGAGAGAGTACGTTCTGGGAGTAATGTATTAATTCGACAAGTGTTGTCTAAGGTCAACTCTATACACACTGTACGTACCTGTGGACACGGGGTCTCTGCCCGGGCAGCAGTAAGTAAAACTTAAAATGTCAATACACAGGATATAGAAATGACAATCTTTGTTTTCCTGAATAGAACAAGAATGTTGCTGACTTTATGGTGAATAGCGTTTCAGGCACTGGCTCACCCAACATCTCAGGTGCTGCTGTGGGTTTCCTTTTCCCATATGCTGTGggttttgttttcccattttccccctttttccaCCATTGGCAACCACCATTTGAATTCTACTCTATTTCCATGTGTTCAGTCTTTACAGATCCCTCATTGTTGGGGACCAGTCTCAACATCACCCATAGGGTATCTGAAGTCCGGTGGCGATAAAGGAATGAGAAGAGACTGGTTAAGATTTCATAAAGGTGGGAGCCAGGGGGCCAGTTGCAACATGGAGACTGCAAAAGGCTGCGAGCCGTGATCTCcacactatttattgagtgcagTCACTTAGATCTAAGAAGCAGAT
The sequence above is drawn from the Macaca thibetana thibetana isolate TM-01 chromosome 19, ASM2454274v1, whole genome shotgun sequence genome and encodes:
- the LOC126943240 gene encoding ret finger protein-like 4A; this encodes MAEHFKQIIRCPLCLKDLEEAVQLKCGYVCCFQCLNSLQKEPDGEGLLCCLCSVVSQKNDIKPKYKLRALVSIIKELEPKLKSILTMNPKMRKFQVDMTLDVDTANNYLIISEDLRSVRCGNFRQNRKEQAERFDSALCVLGVPRFTSGRHYWEVDVGTSKVWDVGVCKESVNRQGNIILSSELGFWTVGCRKGKVFAASTMPLTPLWVSPQLRRVGIFLDVGMRSISFYNVSDGCHMYTFNKIPVSEPLRPFFSHKLETQDDQSFLSICPVIPPDSASAPVYSGESK